In Bacillota bacterium, a genomic segment contains:
- the sleB gene encoding spore cortex-lytic enzyme — MEGLTRTLRERQRTLVAVLGFCLAVGVSAFAVGGHVSAQPTIGWGDTGPWVVNLQSRLSEWGYYFGPVDGYYGYETYAAVIRFQQTNGLTPDGIVGPATWAALGLAVPARYTVSRGYSRSDDVYLLARLIAGEAEAEPFEGKVAVAAVILNRMKNPRFPGSLSGVAFQPGAFESVENGRIWYLPISNEDIQAAQAALSGWDPTYGSLYFWNPAKPVNPWVWSRPVVRWIGRHVFAR; from the coding sequence ATGGAGGGACTGACGAGGACCTTGCGGGAGCGCCAGCGCACCCTGGTGGCTGTGTTAGGGTTCTGCCTCGCGGTCGGAGTGTCGGCGTTTGCCGTAGGAGGACACGTATCAGCTCAGCCCACCATCGGCTGGGGCGATACCGGACCCTGGGTGGTAAACCTACAGTCGCGCCTGAGCGAATGGGGATACTACTTCGGCCCGGTGGACGGGTACTACGGCTACGAGACCTACGCGGCCGTGATCCGCTTCCAGCAAACCAACGGGCTGACCCCGGACGGCATCGTGGGGCCGGCTACCTGGGCAGCCCTGGGCCTGGCCGTGCCCGCGCGCTACACGGTGTCCCGCGGCTATTCCCGCTCGGACGACGTGTACCTCCTTGCCCGGCTGATCGCTGGTGAGGCTGAGGCCGAACCCTTCGAGGGAAAGGTGGCCGTGGCGGCCGTCATTCTCAACCGCATGAAGAATCCCAGGTTTCCGGGGAGTCTCTCGGGCGTGGCGTTCCAGCCCGGTGCCTTCGAGTCGGTGGAAAACGGACGCATCTGGTACCTTCCCATCAGCAACGAGGACATCCAGGCTGCCCAGGCCGCTCTCAGCGGGTGGGACCCCACTTATGGTAGCCTGTACTTCTGGAATCCGGCCAAACCCGTAAACCCGTGGGTGTGGAGTCGTCCGGTGGTGCGTTGGATAGGGAGGCACGTCTTCGCCCGCTGA